From a region of the Castor canadensis chromosome 7, mCasCan1.hap1v2, whole genome shotgun sequence genome:
- the LOC141424681 gene encoding putative olfactory receptor 2B3, producing the protein MQDFSWENCSSMPEFILLGFSRDFQTNVILFNIFLFLYLCTLVGNGLIITLIHLDSRLHTPMYFFLSILSLLDMSYVTTTVPQMLVHLVCQKKTISYVGCVAQMYIFLVLGITEGWLFSVMAYDRYVAICYPLRYKVIMSPWLCGAMVVFCGLWGVSCSLVYTVFTMRLPYCGPNEINHFFCEVPAVLKLACADTTFNDRVDFILGFILLLVPLSFILASYVRIFATILKIRSTQGQLKAFSTCASHITVVTMFCGPAMFMYMNPGANASPERDKKLALFYNVISAFLNPIIYSLRNKDVKRAFLKVTGWGRVPA; encoded by the coding sequence ATGCAAGATTTCTCCTGGGAGAACTGCAGCTCCATGCCTGAGTTTATACTTCTGGGCTTTTCCAGGGATTTCCAAACTAACGTAATCCTCTTCAAcatcttccttttcctctacCTCTGTACACTTGTGGGAAATGGGCTAATTATCACTTTGATCCACCTGGACTCCCGTCTCCACACAcctatgtacttcttcctcagtattctttccctgCTGGACATGAGCTATGTAACAACCACTGTGCCACAGATGTTGGTGCATCTTGTCTGCCAGAAGAAAACTATCTCCTATGTTGGGTGTGTGGCCCAAATGTACATTTTTCTGGTGTTGGGCATCACTGAGGGATGGCTGTTCTCTGTCATGGCTTATGATAGATATGTAGCCATCTGCTACCCACTCAGGTATAAGGTTATCATGAGTCCATGGCTGTGTGGTGCAATGGTAGTCTTTTGTGGACTATGGGGTGTCAGCTGTTCCCTCGTCTACACGGTCTTCACCATGCGCCTGCCCTACTGTGGCCCAAATGAGATCAATCACTTCTTCTGTGAGGTCCCTGCTGTGCTGAAGCTTGCCTGTGCAGACACTACCTTCAATGACCGAGTAGATTTCATCCTGGGCTTCATTCTTCTCCTCGTACCACTTTCCTTCATCTTGGCCTCTTATGTCCGCATCTTTGCCACTATCCTGAAAATCCGCTCAACCCAGGGTCAGCTCAAGGCTTTCTCTACCTGTGCATCCCACATCACTGTGGTCACCATGTTCTGTGGACCTGCTATGTTTATGTACATGAATCCTGGGGCCAATGCCTCCCCAGAGCGTGACAAGAAACTGGCTCTGTTCTACAATGTTATCTCTGCCTTTCTCAACCCCATAATCTACAGCCTTAGAAACAAAGATGTGAAGAGGGCCTTTCTCAAAGTAACAGGCTGGGGCAGAGTCCCTGCATGA